ccactcctcggggacggtctcagcttcccagtgtttgttgagaaagtcggTAAATCCTGCGACTAACTCTTCACTAaggttgcggatgagtgcgttatttatcttgtctgcacccgtggccgtgtttctggttgtgttttgaatcgctgcgtagacctcttctcgcgtgatgggtctgtccaggttaacgttttctcttcctcggtagcgCTCTGCGTAAGCTGCTGGGTTTGTGTCCCCGAAGCATTTAACGCGCACCTTCTCCAGGAGTTCGGAGTCTGGTCCCTCGTACTGGTGGATGAACCGGTAgatggttttgttgttttctgccttggtcttggtcggatctatgagagccttgaggatataccacgtcctcgctgtgttcaaagttccgttgagggagtcgctgaattgctgccaattttgccttgccaattgcgccgcgtactcctctgctttcgctgtgacttctgcgatctttatctttagcttcctgttgtatttttgtttcttccacctcttggtgagcccgcgtatagcttcccacagcttgagcagtctggcgtctacctcgggcgtctgcgtcgttcgcgtgatttctttggtgtacttgcgCTGTGTTTCAATGAGAATTTTCCCCCACTCTTCTATCGATTGGATCCCGTTCTCGGTGAGATTCCTATCGCATGCCTCTCGAAAAGCGCTCCAGTCCGTAATTTTTGCCGATCCCAGCTGACGCCTTAGCCTGTCCGAAGTTACTTGTGTCTTgagtatgtagtggtcactacctaggttctctaacaggttctcccacactgcttgctccgctcctcgtatgaacgtgaggtcggggcaggtgtCGGTGCTAACGCTGTTTCCGATTCTGGTCGGAGTGTCTGGGTCTGTGAGTAGGTTGCAGTCGGTGTTCTCTGCTGCCTCCGCTAGCGTTTTGCCTTTTGGGTTTGCTGTTTGGTATCCCCAGCTATTGTCCATGGCGTTAAAGTCTCCTAGGATGATTAGCGTGCTGTCTTTCGCTAGTTTGCGTGCGCCATGGAAAAGCTCGTAGAATTTAGCCTTCCTCTGTTTCGGAGGGCTGTATGCATTTACAATAAATATACcgcccctctttcttttcttcttgggtATAATTTCTACAATCACGTGCTCTACGTCGGTGTCGGCTATCCTGTCGTGGCTTATGGCGATGAGTGCCTTGCTGACTAGGGTTGccgttcttcctttctcttgagtCTCGTAACACGTGTAACCTGCGAGTGTTGGTGTCGTGCCCGTCTCTTGAAGCGATATGATGTCAGGCGGTGTTTGTTGTGTGTGAATGTATTTTTGGAGGAGGCCCTGCTTCTTacggtagcctctgcagttccattgccatatatctaagctttcttgcttgcttaaagTTGTACTGGCCATGTTTAAGCCTCGGTGTTGTTTGCGGATGTGTCGGCGAGGGATGCCAGCGCGGGGCGGTGGTAGGCCTTCTCTCTAATGTTCTCGGTAAACTTCTGCTTGCGGATGCTGCTCCGGAGCTCTGTGACTTGTAATTGCACTTGCtgcatttgttgctgctgttgctgcatcatCTGCTGCATCATTTGCTGAATCTCTGCTTTAAACGTGGCGAAATCCTCGTTGCCTGCTTGCCATGGGGCTTGGGTTTGTACGGTCTGTGGCTGCGTAGGGCTGTTCGACCTAAGGTCTCGCACTGCCTTCGTTAGCTCTGCTATTTGGCGTTCTAGCTCTTTCTGCTTAGCGCGTGATAGCTCTAATTCACGTCTCAGCGCTATTTTCTCCGCGTCCTCCTGTCTAGGCTGTTCGCGGTGGctgtttgtgttgttcttttcgttAGCTAccccacccgagtgcggagcaaaccAAGGGTTttcggctccccagctcaccttgacGCCGCCGCTCTTTCGGGTAGgctccttcttcgtcttcttcttctgctgctgctgctgcagctggcctGCTCCCTTAATGGCCAGGGGCGGCAGGGGCGGGAAAGACCGTGACCGGCTCCGTGAACGGCTCCGCGACGCCCGGgatctcgaacggctccgcgaagtctcctcctccgagctgaaccatcgcggCTTCTTGCCGCGGTCGTCCCGGCTGCGACGTCTGCTCCCGCGTCCGCCGCCGTTGTTTACGCCGTTGGCCTTGCCTCGCAGGTCCCTGGCTTTCTTTAGTCGGTCTTGCACTCCCGCGATCCGGTAGTGTGGTTGCCTCCGCAGATCAGGCATCTGGGGGTACACTGGTGATCCCTTGGCGGGTTCTACATCCCGCACTGTTTGCAAGCCTTGGCGTCCggtgtggggcacacgtcggAGCGGTGACCTTGTTGGCAGCAAACGTAGCAGATTTGTCTTGTGGGCCAGTACGGGTAGCACTTGTACTCGGCTCCGCAGTAGATGACGTGTTTCGGTGTGATCGGTCCGTCAAAGGTGATGACGGCCGTCTTGGTCTTGCCTAATCTTCGGGCGCTGTGAATGGTGACACCCTGTGTGCGCGTCCAGAAGTCGGCTTTCAGTTCCTCCGGTGTCGCGCCGGGGTCCACTCCGTGTATCACGCCACGCCGGGTGTTTTCCGGTGCGGCCACATAAGCGTTCACGTCAtatgagcgtccctcgagcgTGAGGCTAGTGATGCGCCTCGCGAGCTGGGCGGCCTCCTCGTTCGGCGTGCTCACGATTATTATGTTGGACCCTGTGCGGAGCCTCGTGATCAGGTCTCTTCCTTCGAACTTGTTGCTGCATGCCGCGGCTACGGCCCGGGCCACTTGAAATTGCTGGAGCGACTTGACTACGAGTCCCTTCGGTCGCAAAATAATCTTGAAATCGTCTCTGGGGAGCGGGGGCAGCCTCTGCCTAGACTGCCGCTGCGCTCCTTTCCCGTCTTTTTTCAGCGCGCCGGaagctggcgcgccagctgtcggcgGTGGGGCCGGGGAATTCCCGTCGCTGCCGGCGTTCCGTCCGTTCTTCCTTTGTCGATTCTTTTGGCGTTTGGTCATAACCAATTCCCAAtttccttcgtcttctttgtgAGTGTCTTGCTGCTCCTGCATGGCGGAGTCCTCGATCTCCCCGTCCGCCGAATTCTCGGAGTCGGAGGCGCCGAGGTGGTCGTCGTCCATCTCTTGTGCTTCTAGCAAGTTCTGGGCTAGTCTACTCGTCGATGGCTCAACATTAGGATATTTCGTGGAGCGGGAGTCGGGTCCAGGCTGCATCGCTATCGCTGAGCGGGCCTGGCTGCCCGCAAACGCCCGTAGTCGTGCTAAACCTCGGTAGGCTTAGCGGCGAGCGTTTCCCGTCAAAGTCCGGTAATTTGCCAAAAATGATCCTACCGTCTTGAAATCGGTGTCCGGCTGATCCAGCTTGTTAGCTCTCTCAGATCCAACCCAAAAGTTGGCGGCCCGGTGGGTCGAGATAGTCCGTGAGGGTAGGAATCTACGAAGCCCATGCGACGAACGTCCGCACTGCTCCGCTTCttccgtacgtattgaagaatacgtcggcttctttcagctgccataccttaaacacagtttcttcttcaaaagcgtgtgagtcgagaaactttgcggcttggatatcgcaagctaagtagcgttaaagcggtctactaggttttgcaatgcatatatgcgccgtgtctatcggtaaatcttgactaaaaaaagaatatcggcaaattcaacgcgcgaagttgtgtatgatgcttcgctaagcacttaacattcctttagtatttagctatgagaggcattgcatgttacgttgaagaaaaatttggtaattggcgtcaacatgttatccgatgttaaagacactgcccagcgaagcggtcatcatgattcctattactctggtgtgttgttctattcaaatatggccattcattaatgcgtaaaaaaatagttaggtgctcatttcttatgaaaaagtttgctgctactttcatccccctctgaaacaggcctccaaaaaacgagttgctcatggctgctaacacgacggcgcgtcatgtagagtatttacatagttaattcacaaacaccatagtagcaatcacctgagagaaaagtttcgttgttaagatcgaaagtcactcaattgaaagtgatgaaatgtttcatagtggccctcagtagcctttatccaCAATATGGCatacccctgatcacgtaaccgTAGCAATCGattgtccgtatggcgaggcacgctatgttcgcgaaacccatcagttcactacaacttcgaattaaaaccataaagcgttttttacagctccaactggaatggctaacgtattctcgagctactacaccgcagcttagattgcctgtatacaaaatgaaaattcaagcaccttctgtctcaccatgtctcgacccagcgttatttaattatacaaacggataactattcgcttcgtcggtacataaaagagaaccttgcaggctaaattaagtttgctccaatccaattgcagacattcataaagaaagcaccacaagccttgcatatactttcacttgatttctgaccctccaccgggggaattttgatatcttcaatatgtcccatactactaatcattgacgcttcgacttatTTCTGGCTgtagctatgcggtccagcaggcatacttcactaaaaaaattgggccgagcagcctgtgtcagttcgccaaacagattcgtcatgtatattcctcaagcagcaagcaccagcaaatttctcaagtgagtttgatttgatttgagttATTAATTCccaattacacacacacacacatgtacagagaagtggtaagtggaggtggatgagggaaaaaagcggcacagacgcggcttgaggtaacctcacccccttaggtacaatatggctacatagggtaacacatcaagcgccatataaattacattaatatagtggccataaaacattgcagttatacaatatatgaaagaacagtgaaatatttccacaataacaatgcaaaacacactgcggcattgaaataaataaatgatatacccttggtaacatagacaaaaaaagaggaacataacatacattattaaccattaacaaacgcgctctaaagaggtgagttgaacgtgtagcacggaaacgGAATATATATTgatacattcctatttgtactctgtaaatagctgtaagccttcaataactttacttcaaatttccgccgcttaataaaaaaataaacacgtgaagaaccgcctaatgttgacaagcagttaaagaagcaagtgaggcgtgtagaatctaagctccagtattagttaagtccccgtacTACTGTCGAGCGTTGCtgtgaggaaatgcgaaaattcgatattataccatgaactactcgtcgtgagcaaacctattttagcggaataaaatcaacgtaactgctgtagaagtcatatatagccagctttgtgacatacttgttgcaccgcggcaggtatagtatcataactggattcctataggccatgcttttgcgattgtctatccgcctatgaaaaaaataaaattggaggcttatcaaggttaagcccagtggatgcttcgcatccactgggcttaaccttagcgtatccttagcgtttggaggcatcttgaccgcatacacgcccggcgcaaagacgctggcgcggttgcgggcacagagactgacgcgacggcgggcgcgcgccgcttcatccctggcgtgacgtcacatatcacgtgatacagcgatggtggcgccgccgccgcgtcgcgcgcgacggcgcgaaccgaagcgtggaggcctccgccgggcgacgtcccacggtgcgatatgaggccccatctgcagctggtgtaacgtcatcacgtgacgtcacatcatgtgacctcacttcagggtcaatggtggccaccgccgggaggcgaccgacggcgcgatatgaggccccatctgcagccggtgtgacgtcatcacgtgacgtcatgtcacgtgaccttgaAGCTCACTTGAAGGTCAGTGGTGGCCAccaccgggaggcgaccgacggcgcgatatgaggccccatctgcagcctgtgtgacgtcatcacgtgacgtcatgtcacgtgaccccacttcagggtcaatggtggccaccgccgggcgtcgcgcgaaggcccgataCCTACGTTAATATACTTCGCataaaacccgcaatgggctggtctgcgtcgcttcggctggcactgtagcgttgccttcgagagctgcattgttgtctaagaaattagctctttgaataaatgttcgcaaaggaagatgtcgtaaaaatatatttgagacgaccaccataagtatacaagcagagagaacgagggcgaacaaacgaaaacaccgcagaaagcgcccggacaacgcccgaactgtagcagacgacaggcgcgagttcGTGCCCTCACGTCACGCGAGCGgtgctcgcagcgccgctcgcgttcgttctcggggccaATACGGGAGCGCTGCCTCGAGACAGACATTTCAATTTTTCATGTTTGGCAAAAAGCTCTGTGCCAAGGGTATAGAACATGTCGGTAATCAAAAGAGttggtaattgcggagcctgatactgctTGCCTAACGACCCTCCTGCGAAATGTAGCAGAGTAACATGAGCAGTCAAATGACAATAagggagaatcgggccacttatcgatgttTTGGCTAGTAAATTGGCAATTTCATTTATAATTAGTCCTTTATTGTCAGGCATCCAAATAAACACTCATATACGCAGGTACCAAGAAATGAAACGTCCTCATTACGCGAGAATCTTGAGAAGCAGTatgggatgagcacaatgataacgcATCAGTCATTATCACGGCTGACGTTTTTGATGGCTCTAATTTGCGTAATGGCAGCACGACTGCCATGAATTCGGCTGAAAAGATCGGTATAAAATCTgacagccgaagagaaaatgtccactCAAGAATCGGTGACAAtcttcctacacctgacttttatTCACAATGTGAAGCACCTGTCgcaattagaatttttttttaaaagttcTTCAGATGACCTTGTAATATACCATCTAGAATACTATGTGGAGTTAATgttgcattattaggaaaaatgtcatcgaattgaatatccgtggTAACAGCTCTGTCGGGAATAGGAAGTACATTGCATATGCGCACGTCCAAAGGATCAAGTAGTTTTTGCACAAAAGTAATTTGCGGAGTATGTAATCGCGGCCAGTTGACACCGACTAACAACGCAGGCTGTGAAATAAATACTGTTTGGGAATATCACAGCGGTGATTCATAAATTCTCAAGAACGTCTGCACTGTAGAAAGCCTGAACCGGCACGATAGTGGAGGAACACGAGATTCTAGATAAATaacagaatttgcaacaaatttagcaAGATCTAAACACAAATGTagtgcttctctttctaagaatATTACAGGACGGGTCTTGTAGGCTGCAGCTCCGGAGAAGAGCACCCGATCAAATTATAATAGAGGGCGAACGAAGATACGATATATCATCAGGAgagtatctcttctcaatcctattcgacgattacttagcctacgcaatatgccactTGCACGGGTACCTTTTCCAGTCACATGATCCATGTGTgtgcgccagttgagagaggcgttataaatcATTCcaaggtatttaacagattctaCTGCGGCATGTCTTTAAAGTGGTAAGACAATGAGATGAGCATTGTGTCATGTATCGTTAAACCGAGAATAGCACCTTTCCTAAGATTGAGCATAAATTGATTCACATGtaaccacctctccagagcaCAAAagtaagtttgcagtcgttggtacAGCATGTGGATGTCATTTGCAGATGCGAAAAACGCAATATTGTCTGCATAAACGTAAGCAATTACCTCTTGATGACAGAGTAGtctgctcatgagaatattagaAAGCATCGGGTCTTGCTCAGAaagactgagccttgcggtacccCTCTCGTTCGTTTCTACCTAACAGAAGAAAAGCCGCTTTTGTAGCAATAGAATTATCTTTTACAAAGAGAAATGAGTGAATCCACGCTTCTATATACCCAGCAGCACCACAGGATGTTAACCGATTTATCAATACAGTGTGCTCCACGGTAttgtatgctttagcgatatcaaGCGTCACCAAGGCAGtgtattgcttatgacgtcgagcgagttgcattcggctttctaagtccacgtgagcatgccagatggagcagccggccgtGAAACCAATCTGACAAGGATTAGGAATTGAATTATCATTGATAAATTTCATTATACGAAGGTGGAGAAGCCTCTCAATTAATTTTACTACCTTTTATGTAAGCGaaatgggcctaatgttctccaaTACATACCCTCCCCCTTATTTCTTAAGCATCAGTATTACTTCGGAAAGCTTTCATTGC
This Dermacentor albipictus isolate Rhodes 1998 colony chromosome 1, USDA_Dalb.pri_finalv2, whole genome shotgun sequence DNA region includes the following protein-coding sequences:
- the LOC139054439 gene encoding arginine and glutamate-rich protein 1-like, which produces MPDLRRQPHYRIAGVQDRLKKARDLRGKANGVNNGGGRGSRRRSRDDRGKKPRWFSSEEETSRSRSRSRASRSRSRSRSRSFPPLPPLAIKGAGQLQQQQQKKKTKKEPTRKSGGVKVSWGAENPWFAPHSGGVANEKNNTNSHREQPRQEDAEKIALRRELELSRAKQKELERQIAELTKAVRDLRSNSPTQPQTVQTQAPWQAGNEDFATFKAEIQQMMQQMMQQQQQQMQQVQLQVTELRSSIRKQKFTENIREKAYHRPALASLADTSANNTEA